In a genomic window of Armatimonas rosea:
- a CDS encoding tetratricopeptide repeat protein, with amino-acid sequence MMKNFLDAVRGNPKLAAGAAALLVIQGLLQSQIDPLRRQPAVEPPSMFKTTGGLPFEYALAAVSGFRQVIAGLLWVRADSFFHSGNYDAILPLLRLITWLDPNWLDVYSTGAWHLMYNFTDTDQRSDRRYLPVGLALLNEGIANNSEIYDLYKEKGWNLYDKVRDYDAAAEAYRQGRDVDPKHDINQVEHMYAHCVERSGDPKAAIAAWQDAMAKHKKLIDEAKGKAGQEDVVSRNEQGYKNAQKNCRIMQVREYCRTRDIARLGQVDTNLGVKVTRISPRVIQIQGTWNLIGCLKDQYDDLNFDENGIPKGTNISSGIVLDGPVDGARIDVRLQNAGYKMPDSKEFSFEVPEDLTIMQDALSSRGGRRTLKGSVYTISANLTADPNMERAGIYAYKDASKGPKGIPAAQALASGQLSPLGQLQLVTYVFPPNTRKRKFYTQADVPALLSEIRGNSAKLDELGKRQVMVALEDKILPSEFGASRQIDMSKDPKMYSFKADEYDLIISFDPRKSPDFVQDRMGWSGEGMTDKRYLRDDVTKGLRQLYLKLKLTKDDILGTDKKVLFDDSAGIGLDKLQK; translated from the coding sequence AGAGCCAGATCGACCCCCTGCGCCGGCAGCCCGCGGTCGAGCCACCGTCGATGTTCAAGACCACGGGAGGCCTGCCCTTTGAGTATGCCCTCGCCGCGGTCTCGGGCTTCCGGCAGGTGATCGCAGGCCTGCTGTGGGTGCGTGCGGACTCGTTCTTCCACTCGGGGAACTACGATGCCATCCTGCCCCTGCTGCGCCTGATTACCTGGCTCGACCCCAACTGGCTCGATGTCTACTCCACGGGTGCCTGGCACCTGATGTACAACTTCACCGATACCGACCAGCGCTCGGACCGACGCTACCTTCCGGTGGGGCTTGCGCTCCTCAACGAGGGTATCGCCAACAACTCGGAGATCTACGACCTCTACAAAGAGAAGGGCTGGAACCTCTACGACAAGGTCCGCGACTACGACGCCGCCGCGGAGGCGTACCGTCAGGGCCGCGATGTCGATCCCAAGCACGATATCAACCAGGTGGAGCACATGTATGCCCACTGTGTGGAGCGCAGCGGCGACCCCAAGGCAGCGATTGCAGCCTGGCAGGACGCGATGGCAAAGCACAAGAAGCTCATCGACGAAGCCAAGGGGAAGGCGGGTCAAGAGGATGTGGTCAGCCGCAATGAGCAGGGCTACAAGAATGCTCAGAAGAACTGCCGCATCATGCAGGTCCGCGAGTACTGCCGCACCCGTGATATCGCCCGGCTCGGTCAGGTCGATACCAACCTCGGGGTCAAGGTCACCCGCATCAGCCCGCGTGTGATCCAGATCCAGGGCACGTGGAACCTGATTGGCTGTCTGAAGGACCAGTACGACGATCTCAACTTCGATGAGAACGGCATCCCCAAGGGCACCAACATCTCCAGTGGGATCGTCCTCGATGGCCCGGTGGACGGTGCCCGTATCGATGTCCGCCTCCAGAACGCGGGCTACAAGATGCCCGACTCCAAGGAGTTTAGCTTCGAGGTTCCGGAAGATCTGACGATCATGCAGGACGCGCTCAGTAGCCGCGGGGGACGCCGCACGCTCAAGGGAAGTGTCTACACGATCTCGGCAAACCTGACCGCAGACCCGAACATGGAGCGCGCCGGAATCTACGCCTACAAGGACGCGAGCAAGGGGCCCAAGGGCATCCCTGCCGCCCAAGCGCTAGCGTCGGGCCAGCTCTCGCCGCTGGGTCAGCTCCAGCTCGTGACCTATGTCTTCCCGCCCAACACCCGCAAGCGCAAGTTCTACACCCAGGCCGATGTTCCCGCGCTCCTGAGCGAGATCCGTGGCAACTCGGCCAAGCTCGATGAGCTCGGAAAGCGCCAGGTCATGGTCGCACTGGAGGACAAGATCCTGCCCAGCGAGTTTGGGGCAAGCCGCCAGATCGACATGAGCAAGGACCCCAAGATGTACTCCTTTAAGGCCGACGAGTACGACTTGATTATCTCCTTCGACCCCCGCAAGTCCCCGGACTTTGTCCAGGACCGGATGGGCTGGAGCGGTGAGGGAATGACCGACAAGCGCTACCTGCGCGACGATGTCACGAAGGGTCTTCGCCAGCTCTATCTCAAGCTCAAGCTGACCAAGGACGACATCCTGGGAACCGACAAGAAGGTTCTCTTCGATGATAGCGCTGGGATCGGGCTGGACAAGCTCCAGAAGTAG